A portion of the Pseudopipra pipra isolate bDixPip1 chromosome 1, bDixPip1.hap1, whole genome shotgun sequence genome contains these proteins:
- the IRF4 gene encoding interferon regulatory factor 4, whose product MNLEPGECGMNSVSCGNGKLRQWLIDQIDSGKYPGLVWENDEKSIFRIPWKHAGKQDYNREEDAALFKAWALFKGKFREGIDKPDPPTWKTRLRCALNKSNDFEELVERSQLDISDPYKVYRIVPEGAKKGAKQISMEEQPLMMNHPFPITSPYTALPSQVPNYMVPHERNWREFAPEQPHPDIPYQCASVPFPARSHHWQGPGCENGCQVTGTFYACAPPESQTPGIPIEPSIRSGEALALSDCRLHICLYYREILVKEVTTSSPEGCRISHGQSYEVSSLDQVIFPYPEDNGQRKNIEKLLNHLERGVILWMAPDGLYAKRLCQSRIYWDGPLALCSDRPNKLERDQTCKLFDTQQFLAELQAFAHHGRPLPRYQVTLCFGEEFPDPQRQRKLITAHVEPMFARQLYYFAQQNSGHLLRGYDLPELVTSPEDYHRSIRHSSIQE is encoded by the exons ATGAACTTGGAGCCGGGAGAGTGCGGGATGAACTCAGTGAGCTGTGGCAACGGGAAACTCCGCCAGTGGCTGATCGACCAGATAGACAGTGGCAAGTACCCCGGGCTGGTGTGGGAGAACGATGAGAAGAGCATCTTCCGCATCCCCTGGAAGCATGCTGGCAAGCAGGACTACAACCGTGAGGAGGATGCTGCCCTCTTTAAG GCTTGGgctctttttaaaggaaagttcAGAGAGGGCATTGATAAACCAGATCCCCCTACCTGGAAGACAAGATTAAGGTGTGCTTTGAACAAGAGCAACGACTTTGAAGAATTGGTGGAGAGAAGCCAGCTGGACATCTCAGATCCCTATAAAGTGTACAGAATAGTGCCAGAAGGAGCTAAAAAAG GTGCAAAGCAGATCAGTATGGAGGAGCAGCCATTAATGATGAACCATCCCTTTCCAATAACGTCTCCTTACACTGCACTACCATCCCAG GTACCGAACTACATGGTACCCCATGAACGGAACTGGAGGGAGTTTGCCCCGGAGCAGCCGCATCCTGACATTCCCTACCAGTGCGCTAGCGTCCCTTTCCCAGCTCGCAGTCATCACTGGCAAGGGCCCGGCTGTGAAAATG GTTGTCAGGTGACAGGAACCTTTTATGCTTGTGCTCCTCCTGAGTCCCAGACTCCTGGCATCCCGATTGAGCCAAGCATAAGGTCTGGTGAAGCCCTCGCCCTGTCAG ACTGCCGACTCCACATCTGCTTATATTACCGTGAAATACTGGTAAAGGAGGTGACAACTTCTAGTCCTGAAGGTTGTAGGATATCCCATGGCCAAAGTTATGAGGTCAGCAGCCTGGACCAAGTTATCTTCCCTTATCCAGAGGATAATGGCCAGAGGAAGAACATAGAAAAACTACTGAACCACCTGGAACGAGGAGTAATACTGTGGATGGCACCTGATGGCCTCTACGCTAAGAGACTTTGCCAAAGCAGGATCTACTGGGATGGGCCTCTGGCACTCTGCAGTGACCGACCCAACAAGCTGGAGCGGGACCAAACATGCAAACTCTTTGATACTCAGCAGTTTTTAGCAG agCTACAAGCCTTTGCTCACCATGGACGTCCACTGCCGAGATACCAGGTCACTCTTTGCTTTGGGGAGGAATTTCCAGATCCACAGAGGCAGAGGAAACTAATTACAGCCCAT GTTGAACCAATGTTTGCCAGGCAGCTGTATTACTTTGCTCAACAAAACAGTGGACATCTGCTGAGAGGCTATGATTTACCAGAACTTGTGACTAGTCCAGAGGATTATCACAGATCTATTCGCCATTCCTCTATTCAAGAATAA